The following proteins are co-located in the Doryrhamphus excisus isolate RoL2022-K1 chromosome 15, RoL_Dexc_1.0, whole genome shotgun sequence genome:
- the fbxl16 gene encoding F-box/LRR-repeat protein 16: MLNMSTPSELKSPCVTRNGMVKLPPSQPNGLGSASITKGTPAAKNRLCQSSSVPSILPPPPSSLPYHHHHHLDSGVMPHSAASILGSDLEPGKQLVGLKSLRQLPPLTLPKPILLERQLVLDEKLLNRLLWYFTTAEKCVLAQVCKTWRKVLYQPKFWEGVTPILHAKELYTLLPNGEKEFVSLQAFALRGFQSFCLVGVSDLDICEFIDNYPLSKKGVRSVSLKRSTITDAGLEVMLEQMQGLMHLELSGCNDFTEAGLWSSLNARLTSLSVSDCINVADDAIAAISQLLPNLSELSLQAYHVTDTAMAYFTAKQGYTTHTLRLHSCWEITNHGVVNMVHSLPNLTALSLSGCSKITDDGVELVAENLRKLRSLDLSWCPRITDMALEYIACDLHKLEELVLDRCVRITDTGLGYLSTMSSLRSLYLRWCCQVQDFGLQHLFGMRSLRLLSLAGCPLLTTTGLSGLIQLQDLEELELTNCPGATAELFKYYSQHLPHCMVIE, encoded by the exons ATGTTGAACATGTCCACCCCCAGCGAGCTGAAGTCTCCTTGCGTGACTCGCAACGGCATGGTGAAGTTGCCCCCGAGCCAGCCCAACGGTCTGGGCAGCGCCAGCATCACCAAGGGCACCCCTGCTGCCAAGAACCGTCTGTGCCAGTCCTCATCGGTGccctccatccttcctcctCCGCCATCCTCCCTTCCctaccaccatcaccaccacctgGACAGCGGCGTCATGCCACATTCAGCAGCCTCTATTCTGGGTTCGGACCTGGAACCCGGCAAGCAGCTTGTAGGCCTGAAGAGCCTTCGTCAGCTACCCCCCCTCACTTTACCCAAACCCATCCTGTTGGAGCGCCAGCTTGTCCTGGATGAGAAGCTGCTAAACCGACTGCTCTGGTACTTCACCACTGCTGAAAAGTGCGTGTTGGCCCAGGTATGCAAGACATGGCGCAAAGTGCTCTACCAGCCAAAGTTCTGGGAGGGTGTGACGCCCATACTGCACGCCAAGGAGCTTTACACCCTGTTGCCCAATGGAGAGAAGGAGTTTGTCAGTCTTCAGGCCTTCGCCCTGCGTGGCTTCCAGTCTTTTTGCTTAGTGGGCGTGTCAGACCTGGACATTTGTGAATTTATTGACAACTACCCACTCTCCAAGAAAGGCGTACGCTCTGTCAGCCTCAAGAGGTCCACCATCACGGACGCTGGTTTGGAG GTCATGTTGGAGCAGATGCAGGGTCTGATGCACCTGGAATTGTCCGGATGCAACGACTTCACAGAGGCCGGCCTGTGGTCCAGTCTAAACGCTCGCTTAACGTCACTCAGCGTCAGCGACTGCATCAATGTGGCGGATGACGCCATCGCCGCCATCTCACAGCTTCTGCCCAACCTCTCCGAGCTGAGCCTGCAGGCCTACCATGTGACTGACACGGCCATGGCCTACTTCACAGCTAAACAG GGCTACACCACGCACACTCTGCGGCTCCACTCGTGCTGGGAGATCACCAATCACGGTGTGGTAAATATGGTACACAGCCTTCCCAACCTGACAGCACTCAGCCTTTCCGGTTGCTCCAAAATCACTGACGACGGTGTGGAGCTGGTGGCGGAGAACCTGCGGAAGCTACGCAGCTTGGACTTGTCTTGGTGCCCCCGGATCACTGACATGGCCCTGGAGTACATCGCCTGCGACTTGCATAAATTGGAAGAACTGGTGCTTGACAG ATGTGTACGGATCACAGACACGGGCTTGGGTTATTTGTCGACAATGTCTTCATTGCGGAGCCTCTATCTGCGCTGGTGTTGTCAG GTGCAGGATTTCGGACTGCAGCATTTGTTTGGAATGAGGAGTCTTCGTCTTCTCTCTCTAGCAG GTTGCCCCCTGCTGACCACCACGGGCTTATCAGGCCTCATTCAGCTGCAGGATCTAGAGGAGCTGGAGCTGACCAACTGCCCGGGAGCCACCGCCGAGCTCTTCAAATACTACTCACAACACCTGCCGCACTGCATGGTCATCGAATAA